Below is a window of Myroides profundi DNA.
TCTACCATTGTTCTGTACCTAGATTTGCATCTATGGATATGTATTTGTGTTGAATCTATTTTTAGTGTTAGTGATGAAACAATGGATGATAGTAGGACTGTTGTTATGTAGTGTTCATATTAGTTTTGGACAAGATATATTTACAGCCGCAAGAGAGAATAATACAGAGGAGGTAAAGCAGTTGATCAGTCAAAAGATAGATTTAAATCAAGTCAATGATCGTTCTTTTACTCCCTTAACGATAGCAGTGTATAACGATAGTAAGGAGGTAGTGAAGGTACTACTAGAAGCAGGGGTAGACCTAGAGAAACAAGATGCTATGGGCAATACAGCTTTGATAGGAGCTGTGTTTAAAAAGAATTTGACTTTGGTTAATTGGTTATTAGAGTCAGGTGCAGATGTCAATAGAAGGAATAGTAATGAGGCTAGTCCTCTTATTTTTGCAGTAACTTTTGGGACTACTGATATTGTAGGTGCTTTACTAAAGGCAGGTGCAGATAAGACAGTAAAAGATAACAGAGGAAAGACAGCATTAGACCATGCCGTATTACAAGATAATAAAGAGATGATCTCACTCTTACAGTAAAGAATAAGGGTTTAATCCTAAGCGAACAATTACTTTTTAAATAGTAGAAAAGTAATTGTTCGCTTTTTTATTTTTAATTGTATTTTTATCATTCGTATTAGAATAAAAAAAGTAAGGAGATATGGAAGTGAGTAGTGTTGATTTTCAAAGTTTTATAGATAATTATTCTTCATCTGATAGTGAGTGGTTAGCCCTAGATTGGAACGGAAAGTATGGAGCTAAGTTTAAAGATGATAATTACCTTTTTAGAATTCAGATAGCAGAGTTAGTTTGTCAGCAATTAGATACTGTAGATTTGCCTCTATTAAGAGAGTTATTTATTCATATCGGGACCGCGTCTAAACTTAATTTTTCAGTGTATAATAAGTTTCATTTATTAGCACAGACTTTATTAGAAAGAGGAGGAAAAGAGTATTTATTTGATTATCTATGTGCAGCTCATATTTCTTTTGATACTTTTTTGAGTACAGCTAATATAGAATTGAGTCAAGAGAGAATAGAAGAATTATTAGTACACTTCGATTATTTAAAAGAAACGGAGTCAGATCTAGAAGTACAGAAACTATTGTCAGAGCATATGCGCGATAGATTAGAAGGATTAAAAAAGAAAATAAAAATATGAAAAGAATATTAGCAGTTTTATTCCTAATGATGGGATTAAGTGGGTATAGTCAGGAGAGTAATCTATCTGATGCTTCGGTAGAACGAATAAAATCCTTAATCACTTTGTTTGAGAATGAAGATAGAGAAGGTATCGCCAAGAGAATAGTTTATCCTCTGAAGCGAGAATACCCTTTGCCACCAGTGACTTCCGAGTTCGAATTTGTGAGTCGTTTTGAAGAGTTTTTTGTACCTGAGTTTTCAGCTAAGATAGCGAACTCTGTAATAGAAGAATACAGTCATATGGGATGGCGCGGTATTATGTTTGACTTGGGTAGAATGTGGTTGACAGAGAGCGGAGATATTTATCGCATTATCGATCAGACTGAACTAGAGAAGAAGATAAGAGAAGAAATGATTCAGGCAGATAAGAAGAGATTGCACAGAAGTGTGAATAAGTTCTTAGAACCATATGCTATTATTAAAACGGGACAAGATATCTGGCGTATAGATAGAAAAGATGAGAAAGTAATGCGCTTAACAATATGGAACGACGGTAAGCTAGTATCTGATATCCCAGACCTGATTCTAGAAGGAACTGAAGATATACAAGGTACAATGGGTAATAGAGTACTGTATTTTAAAGATAAAAAGGCGAATGATATGATCACGATCTTAATGGATAATCCTGAGTCAGAAGTAGCACATGAAGTAACTATCGTTAAAACAGATAGTGAAGGAAATGAAGTAAGCCTAAAAGGACAATCTGATAATTAGATCCTAAACCATCTAATATAATGAAGCTGTAACAGAGATGTTACAGCTTTTTTTGTTCTGTAGTATTAGCTTTATAGTAAACTAAGTTTAGTCTAATAGCAGATATTTCGATATTGTTTATGGTTTAAGTAGGTATTGCCTCCGTTTTTTTACTTGATTTAACGGACACACTACGGACTCATAACGGACTCATAACGGACTCATAACGGACTCACTACGGACTCACCTCAACTCATTTTAAGAGGAGATAGGAAGCAGAGTAGTGTAAAATTGGTATATAGATTACAATAAATTAGCCTAGTTATATTACAAGTGTAATATAACTATAACAAGGAAGTAATAATATAAATAAGTAACCCTACTAGTCCTCCCACTAGAGTACCGTTGATACGGATATACTGTAAGTCTTTACCTACTTCTAGTTCTAGTTTATCACTTAGTTCACGACCATCCCAGCTATCTACAGTATTTCTGATTAGTTGCCCTACTTCTTTTGTGTTTTTAAGAGCTACTTTATAGATGGTGTGTTGTATCCACTTATTGATCTTTATTTTATTCTCTTCGTTATTCTCTAAGTCTAGTGCTATTTTAGACAGGCTATTAGAGATGTACTTGCGGAGTACTGAGTTATTGTCCTCTAGTTGTACGAGTAGATTCTCTTTTGTAGAATGCCATAGATCTTGCATATACGTATGAATAGTATCATCAGTAATGAATTGACCTATGATTTCATCAAACTTAGCTTTCCACATAGGAGAAGCTTCTATATCTACAGCGAGCATTTCTAACCTTAGGGTAATCTCTTTTCTTATTTTGTGATTAGGGTCTTTTTCTATATCACTTAAGAAGGTATTGATACCACTGATAAGTTGATTCGTCACCGCTTTACCTCCGATAAGCCCTAAGATAGGTTTTTTCTCTACGACATTGTCATATATTTCTTGGCGGTGTTCTTCTACATAGAGTTGTGCCTTAGGCAAGATAATATCTAATAATCTATTGTGTTCATTCTTTTCGATAGCATAGGTGACTCCTTGTGATACAAAGCTTTGAATATTAATAGCCGCGATACCTTCTTTCGCTTTTGAAGTCATCAGTGCAATGATTGTTTCGTCCTCTAGTTCAGCGAGTATTCGTTTGGCAAGTGAAGTAATCTCATGCTCTAAAATGATTTGATTATTAGGTTTGTTTAACCAAGTAGAAATCATATTCGCTAAATCAACTTTCTCTACATAAGGTCTGATATTATCTGAAGTCAAGAAGTTATCTGTGACAAAGTCTCCTAGGTTATCTCCAATCTTGTTTTTGCTATTGACAATAAGATTAGTATGCGGAATGGGCATGCCCATCGGATGTCTAAAAAGAGCTGTCACCGCAAACCAGTCTGCTAGTGCCCCGACCATCGCAGCTTCTGAGAATGCCTTGACATATCCCATCCACGAAGCAGGTGAATGTCTGATGGCATATACCATAGAGATATAGAGGATAGCCATAAGTATAAATAGACCAGTAGCTATGCGTTTATGCTTTTGTAACTGTTTTTTCTTTTCATTCATAGTGCTGTATTTATAGCTAATGTAATGAAAAAAGAGAGCTTAGAAGCTCTCTTTTATGGTAAATGTCATTAATTCGTATGTCTTTGGATGTCTAAAAGTGATACTTTCTGCATGTAGGTATAGTCTATCTGCTTTGGCACCATATAGGTCATCACCTACTATAGGTGTGTTTAGTCCTTTTGGGTGTGAGGCATGCATACGCAGCTGATGTGTACGCCCTGTGATAGGATAGAAGTACACTTTTGTCTTGCCATCTTTGCGTTCTATCACTTCGTATCTAGTCTTGGCATACTTGCCATATTCATAGCATACCATCTGTCTAGGTCTATCGTCAAAGTCTATTCTCAACGGTAGTTCTATAATCCCTTCGTCTTCTTCTATGATACCATCTAGTATAGCGACATATCTCTTCTCTAAGCTCTTCTTTATAAACTGGCTCTGTAGTGCTTTATGAGAGTCTTTATCCTTAGCAATGATTAAGATACCTGATGTAGGCATGTCTAATCGGTGTACGATAAGAGGCCCTGTAGCATTAGGGTAGCGAAGTTTCATACGCTCATATACAGAATCTAGTATATAAATACCAGGTACAGATAAGAAGTCTTCAGGCTTATTTACAATAGCAAAGTACTCATCCTCATAGACTACCTCAATAGGTCTGTTAAGAGCAGGGTTGATTAGTAGTGGATTATCATCTACTTCTAAGCCTTCTAGCATATGTCCTAAAATAGGCTCACACTTACTACGACAAGAAGGGTAGAAGTGCTGATGCTTGCGAATCTCTGACTTCGGAGACTCTCCCCACCAGAATTCTCCTAAGGCAATAGGCGTATAATTATGCTCATAGGCGTATTGCATCAGTTTAGGAGCCGCACAGTCTCCAGCAGCAGCAGGTGGCTGTTGTAATACTGTCTTCTCGAAGATCTCTAATAAGCTTTGTTCTTCTCCTTTGTAATTTAAGAATTTGTAAGAAGCGAATAGTTTTTGCTGTAGCCCATTAGACTTTTGTTTGCGTTCTTCTTTTAGGTTATTTAGCTCCTCTTCTATACTTGTCGTGATATCTCTAGTCGTAGTGATTTGCTCTAGCCAATATTCTGTCAGTACGCGCAACTCATATTTATCTCTTAAACTCTGTTTGACTAAATCATCATTTAAAAGCTGAAATTCTTCAGGAGAAAGTATGACTTCTTGTTCTTTTCGGATGGCTTTTCGTTCGTTTTTTTGTTTTTTATGCTGTGCTTTCTTTTCTTCGATGGCTGTTTTTTCTTCAGCTATCTGTTGTTTCAATAAAGCTTTGGCATTGCTATATATAGTATCTGCTTCTAGTTTTTCTATTTTGGCATTGATAGCATTAATTGCTTTTACCTCTACATCTTCTCTTGCAAAAAAGCCGTTCTCATTCCACAGGTCAAAGATTAGTGGTACATATCCTTCTAGGTCTGTATGACTGCCTAGCTTACCAGAGAAGCCTGCTAAGTAGCCTAGTTCTCCTTTTTCATTTTTTACTACTAGTACACCAAACATCTTACCTGTAGGTAGACAGTTCTCATCCTCTGTGTCAAATAGCGGTGCTATAAGAGGATGTGTACTTAGTTCATGTTGTAACTCTTCTGCTGCTAGTACGGTTAGGGGATGAGGTTCGTAATAAAAAGGGAAAGTAAACTTAGTCGGCAGTGCTATAGACTGCAAATCACTGGTAAACTTTCTGAAGATAGCTTTAGGCTGAGACATGTAATTCTAATTTTTAGACTGCAAAATTAAGGATAAAAGGGAGATGGGAAAGAGCATTGTTTTAAAATATTATAATTCATATTTAGCTATTTCAAAAAGTATTTGATAATTATTAAAAGATGTAAAACTATTTTTGTAGTTTAGTAACTAATTAATTAGTTATTTAGACAAGGTAAAATATCTTGTTATATAAAGAATGGCAAAGATGAAAAAAATATTGAATTTAATGTATCTGTGTTTTATAGTAGTAAATAATGTGTCTGCTCAAAGTACAAAAGGTTTTCCTAAGATAGAAACAGAGATTATAGGACAATCTAAGTTGTCTGTGTATTATCAATTAGATGATAACTCAACAAATAAGAAGAAGTCAGGAGAAACAGTGTTACAGATACTAGATTCTAAGAGTAAGTATTTTGATGTAGTTGAATCAGATGCTATCGCTTATAATAATGCGGCACTTACAGGAGAATTAAATAAGGATAATATAGCTGAAGGTCTGAAGGTGTTTGGTAAATATGTTTATAAAGGTGTAATACTGAAAGATTTTTCAACATCTAAAGTAGTGGTAAATGATTTGATAGGAGGTAAGAGATTTGAATATGAGGAAAGTATTCCTAAGATAGAATGGAAAATAGGAAAGGAACAGAAAGAAATTTTAGGGTATCAATGTACTAAAGCTACTGCTAAGTTTAGAGGGCGTGATTATGTAGTGTGGTACACAGATGATTTGCCTATTAGTGATGGTCCATTTTTATTTACTGGATTACCAGGTTTGATATTAGAAGTAAGAGACACTAAGAATGCCTATGCTTTTATAGCTAATAGAATTGAGAATAAGAATGAGGAGGTATTTTTAACTATTCATCCTAAAGTAACGAAGACAGATAGAGGATCATTTAGAAGAGGAGATAAGAATGATCATCTTGACCCAGGAGCTTCATTACAAGGAAAGATTTATACAGAACCAGGAAAAGTGACTAATATAAGTGGAATGAAATCAATACCCTATAATCCGATAGAGTTAGAGTAAAAGAAACTCTTAAGAGTGCAAGTGTTTATATAAAAAAGAAGTTTATGAAGAGAATATGTTTTACCGTTTTGTGTTCAGTGTTTGTATTTAGTTTTTGTAATGCTCAACTCACGAGAATGAATAATTCTAAGCCGATGAAAGCTGTAGAAGCAATTAATAAAAAAGATATAGATAAGAGCCGATTAAGGGTGTTTTATGATTTAGATTTTAAAGAGAATAAACGCAGTGTGACTAATGCTAAAACTGTCTTGCTGATAGGAGAGACTGTATCTAATTACAGTGATTTTTATACTTTAAAGCAAGATTCTCTGCAGGAAGCTTTTTCTAAGCAAGAACCACATATTGATCAGCTTAATGCTTTGGTTGCTGTAAATAAGAAAAAGCAGTTACAAGCAAGAATTTATAAGAATTATCCAGAAAAGAAAGTGACTACGCAATCTGGTTTCTTTGGGTACTTTTATCAATATGAAGAAAGTGAATTAGATATAAAGTGGAAAGTAAAATCAGAAAAGCAGGAGATTCTTGGTTATGTCTGCAAGAAAGCTACTACTTCGTTTAGAGGTAGAAACTATGTAGCGTGGTATACAGAAGAGATTCCTATTAGTGATGGACCTCATCTATTCGGTGGATTGCCTGGTTTGATTTTGAAATTAGAAGATGCTACTAAAGAGTATGTATTTACAGCAATTGGTATTGATAAGGAACAACAAGATATCTATATACCTATAGAGTCTAATATTGTTAACACTACCAGAACTGCTTTTCTAAAAGCTGAGCGAGCTTTTTATGAGAATCCTGGTATTCTAATGCAAGGGCAAGTGTATTCGTCTCCTGGAAAAGTTGAAGCGAGTCAGAATTATAAAGCATTACCTTATAATCCGATAGAGTTAGAGTAAAATGAGTATTAAGAGTATAAATAGTGAGAAAATTAGTCTGAGATTGTTTAATCAATTTTGGACTATATTTTTATTGCTGTTTACTCAGTTATGTTTTAGTCAAGGTACTATTGTGAAAGGGAGAGTTATTAATGGAGAGAGTGACGAACCTATAGAAGGAGTTATCTGTAAGGTATACGATAGTACCGATGAGATGATAACTTATGCATTAAGTACTAAGTCTGGCGAAGTGTTGATAAAGAGTGAAGAAACACCAGCATATATTATATTCTCCTATTTAGGGTTTCAGAATGTGAGAGTGGAGTATGTTTCGTTTGTAAAGAGTAAAGAGGTAAAACTGTTTAGCAAGGCGATAGAGATAGAGGAGATTGTGATTAAAAGTCAGGCTATAACCCAAGAAGGAGATACGCTTAACTACAGTGTCACTCCCTTTAAAGGGAAAGAGGATCGCTATCTGAGAGATGTCTTAAAGAAGCTACCTGGTATTACAGTAAATACGACAGGAGCTATTACTTATCAAGGGAAGCCTATTAATAAGTTTTATATGGAAGGGCTTGACTTGTTAGGTAATCAATATACAATAGCATCTAATAACTTACCTATCGATGCTGTACAGTCTGTACAAGTGATAGAGAATAATCAACATATCAAAACACTGAAAGGAGTCGAGTTTAGTGAGAATGCGGCTTTGAATATCAAGTTTAAAGAAGAGTATAAACAAAAGCCTTTTGGTGAGGTTAAGACTGCTTTCGGCGGATCACCTCTGTTGAGCAGCAATAAAGTATTCGCTACTTTAATAGCCAAGAACAGTCAAACTTTAGTGACTGCGAAGTCTGATAACACTGGTGTTAATATAGAGGTAGACACAAGAGAACAGATAGATTTTACAGATTTGTTTTCTTTTGATATGCCACTCAAGCAATACATCGGTAACACGAGTATTCGTAGAATACCGATGGATGAGAAACGATACTTGTTTAATGAAACGTATTTAGGATCTATCAACCATCTAAAGAAACTTGCTAAGGAGGCTACATTGCGTTTTAAGGTTGACATTACAAAAGATCACAAACAACAAGATAGTTACTATATTTCTAACTACGATTTAATGAATGGTGAAGTATTGACATTAAACGAGGATAGGAATGTTGCACTTAGTAATACTAGATTAAATGCTTCTGTGAACTATGAAAAGAATAGCACAGCTGTCTATTTTAAGAATGAACTGAAGACCATCTTTAATTGGCAGAGAAGCAATGAAAGTTTACTACAGGGCATGGATCAATTTACTAATCATGTTAAACAAGATAATGTGACTATCCAGAATCGCTTTGCGTATATATTTGGAACGGATGATAATAAATATACGATCGATGCATTTATAAAATATGTAGATCAGCCAGAGCGTATGACTTTAAATACGCTTAAAGGAACTGATAAGGTGTCTAGTATGGATAGGCAGAAGGTAGATAATAAGCATTTATTGTTTAAAGCCCAATCTGGCAAGACGATGAGAGTGTGGTCTAATCCACTGTCCTTGAATGTAGAGTTGTACTATAATAATGATGAGTTAAAGACTAGATTAGAGACAGATAAGAAATATAGTTTTTTAGATCAATATCTACATGATAATAGTGTAAGATTTAAGAAATATGGGACTACATTAACGACGAGTTATACATATTATTTAAAAGAAGGTAATTTACGGATTAACATACCTCTAAAATATGAACAACACAGTGTATCTGACAGAATAGGAGTTGAGAACGAAGAGAAAGGTAACTTCTTAATAACACCTTCAGTTTCGTTTAATTATAATTTGAATCAGTTGTGGAAGTTTAATGCGAATACTTCTTATACAGAGTCTGTAAGTCAGATAGATAATTATTATCAAGGAGTGGTGATGGCTACCTATAGAGATTTTATGACTTATGGCAATTTGCCACAGAAGTATAAGTCTATGCGTTATGAGATAGGTTTAGATCATCGCAATCTATTGACTTCTGTATTCTTTAATTTGAATATAGGGTACCAACCTTCTAAGATTAATGTAGCTAATCAAGGATATTACGCTAAGGATTATACTTGGAGCAATAAAGTAGCGCAAGATATAAAGATGGATAAGTTATATCTAAATACGAGAGTGTCTAAGTTATTTAGTGAATTAAAAACGACATTAGCTTTAAGTACTTCTTATGAGTATTATAAAAGTGATATATGGCAACAGAATACGTTGTTTACAAACTATAGTAATCAGTGGACTGTAGGTTTTGAGGCTTTTGTAAAGAAGTTAGATTGGATGTCTATACAGTATATCATTAGTGACAATATATTTTGGGAGAACAATCAATTTAGAAATACTGATAAGTTACACAATATCACTCAACAAGTGAATTTGTCATTCTTTACTTTAAAGAATGTACAATTACAGCTCAGTGGTGAGCATAACTATAATGATATGGGAGGTAAGGAGAGTTATAAAAACTTCTTTATAGATGCTACAGCATCATATAAGTTGAAGCAAGTGGAGTTCACAGCATTGTTACAGAACTTACTTGATAAAAAAGAGTATTCGTATACAAGTTATAATGGATTAAATAGTAGCTCCTTAAAGATACCTATTCGAGGTAGAAGTGTTCTTATAGGAGCTACATTTAGTTTTTAATATTATTTTACTTATTAGCGTCTTTCATCACTTGTACTATTTTCATTACAGCTTGTTGTGCATTGGCAGTGCTGCTGTTTGCCATGATGATATAGGCAGTATTCGTGATGCCATCTATCTGTGTATAGGTAAAGAATGTACCATCAGAACCAGCGTGGTCATAGAGCTTGGTAGTCTCATTGATAAGATTCCCCCAACCTATAGCATATTTGCTTTGACTATTAAATAAGAAGTCATAAGTACTTGCTTTAAGGGCGTTGTTTTGACCTGCAAGACCTTGTAGATTGAGTTGAATGTATTTGATATAATTCTCTATATTCATACTCAAGTCACCTGCTGGTTCTATAAGTGTTAGGGCATAGTTATAAGTAGGAGGTACAGATTCTAGTACATCATACTGTAGGGCATGTCCCCAAGGTTGGTTTTCTAGATTGCGATTTGGCCAGCCGATGACGAAGTCTATACCTAGTTCATTGGTTAGAATTTCTTTTGCTAGTTCTTCCCAAGATTTGTTAGCTACTTTCTCTAACATAGAAGCTGCTATACTATACCCTGCATTAGAATAGGTATATCCATCTGGAGTTTCTAGTGGAGCCATCGATAATACATGTTGAGCGAAAGTTTGTCTCTGCTGTTGTTTTGTCCCTTCGAACTTTGGAAGCCCAATGCGTTCCGTACCACTAGTGAAGGCGTGTACTTTAGCTCTATGAGAGAAGAAGTCCTTCAGCGTAGCGTTATAGTATGCAGGATTAGCAGATTTTTTTGCTTCAGGGAATAGATCAAAATAGGTAGTACTCCATTTGATTTTGCCTT
It encodes the following:
- a CDS encoding DUF445 domain-containing protein translates to MNEKKKQLQKHKRIATGLFILMAILYISMVYAIRHSPASWMGYVKAFSEAAMVGALADWFAVTALFRHPMGMPIPHTNLIVNSKNKIGDNLGDFVTDNFLTSDNIRPYVEKVDLANMISTWLNKPNNQIILEHEITSLAKRILAELEDETIIALMTSKAKEGIAAINIQSFVSQGVTYAIEKNEHNRLLDIILPKAQLYVEEHRQEIYDNVVEKKPILGLIGGKAVTNQLISGINTFLSDIEKDPNHKIRKEITLRLEMLAVDIEASPMWKAKFDEIIGQFITDDTIHTYMQDLWHSTKENLLVQLEDNNSVLRKYISNSLSKIALDLENNEENKIKINKWIQHTIYKVALKNTKEVGQLIRNTVDSWDGRELSDKLELEVGKDLQYIRINGTLVGGLVGLLIYIITSLL
- a CDS encoding serine hydrolase domain-containing protein, with amino-acid sequence MKKLLILTSAIILSYSQTIYSQDLHTKIDSIRNLYNVPEVAYAIVTKDQTVQKGISGHHKFGEKNTPSNANLKDYFHLGSNSKAITGFIAAKLVEQGKIKWSTTYFDLFPEAKKSANPAYYNATLKDFFSHRAKVHAFTSGTERIGLPKFEGTKQQQRQTFAQHVLSMAPLETPDGYTYSNAGYSIAASMLEKVANKSWEELAKEILTNELGIDFVIGWPNRNLENQPWGHALQYDVLESVPPTYNYALTLIEPAGDLSMNIENYIKYIQLNLQGLAGQNNALKASTYDFLFNSQSKYAIGWGNLINETTKLYDHAGSDGTFFTYTQIDGITNTAYIIMANSSTANAQQAVMKIVQVMKDANK
- a CDS encoding ankyrin repeat domain-containing protein — translated: MLNLFLVLVMKQWMIVGLLLCSVHISFGQDIFTAARENNTEEVKQLISQKIDLNQVNDRSFTPLTIAVYNDSKEVVKVLLEAGVDLEKQDAMGNTALIGAVFKKNLTLVNWLLESGADVNRRNSNEASPLIFAVTFGTTDIVGALLKAGADKTVKDNRGKTALDHAVLQDNKEMISLLQ
- a CDS encoding RluA family pseudouridine synthase: MSQPKAIFRKFTSDLQSIALPTKFTFPFYYEPHPLTVLAAEELQHELSTHPLIAPLFDTEDENCLPTGKMFGVLVVKNEKGELGYLAGFSGKLGSHTDLEGYVPLIFDLWNENGFFAREDVEVKAINAINAKIEKLEADTIYSNAKALLKQQIAEEKTAIEEKKAQHKKQKNERKAIRKEQEVILSPEEFQLLNDDLVKQSLRDKYELRVLTEYWLEQITTTRDITTSIEEELNNLKEERKQKSNGLQQKLFASYKFLNYKGEEQSLLEIFEKTVLQQPPAAAGDCAAPKLMQYAYEHNYTPIALGEFWWGESPKSEIRKHQHFYPSCRSKCEPILGHMLEGLEVDDNPLLINPALNRPIEVVYEDEYFAIVNKPEDFLSVPGIYILDSVYERMKLRYPNATGPLIVHRLDMPTSGILIIAKDKDSHKALQSQFIKKSLEKRYVAILDGIIEEDEGIIELPLRIDFDDRPRQMVCYEYGKYAKTRYEVIERKDGKTKVYFYPITGRTHQLRMHASHPKGLNTPIVGDDLYGAKADRLYLHAESITFRHPKTYELMTFTIKESF
- a CDS encoding GLPGLI family protein translates to MKKILNLMYLCFIVVNNVSAQSTKGFPKIETEIIGQSKLSVYYQLDDNSTNKKKSGETVLQILDSKSKYFDVVESDAIAYNNAALTGELNKDNIAEGLKVFGKYVYKGVILKDFSTSKVVVNDLIGGKRFEYEESIPKIEWKIGKEQKEILGYQCTKATAKFRGRDYVVWYTDDLPISDGPFLFTGLPGLILEVRDTKNAYAFIANRIENKNEEVFLTIHPKVTKTDRGSFRRGDKNDHLDPGASLQGKIYTEPGKVTNISGMKSIPYNPIELE
- a CDS encoding GLPGLI family protein, which encodes MKRICFTVLCSVFVFSFCNAQLTRMNNSKPMKAVEAINKKDIDKSRLRVFYDLDFKENKRSVTNAKTVLLIGETVSNYSDFYTLKQDSLQEAFSKQEPHIDQLNALVAVNKKKQLQARIYKNYPEKKVTTQSGFFGYFYQYEESELDIKWKVKSEKQEILGYVCKKATTSFRGRNYVAWYTEEIPISDGPHLFGGLPGLILKLEDATKEYVFTAIGIDKEQQDIYIPIESNIVNTTRTAFLKAERAFYENPGILMQGQVYSSPGKVEASQNYKALPYNPIELE
- a CDS encoding TonB-dependent receptor, which produces MSIKSINSEKISLRLFNQFWTIFLLLFTQLCFSQGTIVKGRVINGESDEPIEGVICKVYDSTDEMITYALSTKSGEVLIKSEETPAYIIFSYLGFQNVRVEYVSFVKSKEVKLFSKAIEIEEIVIKSQAITQEGDTLNYSVTPFKGKEDRYLRDVLKKLPGITVNTTGAITYQGKPINKFYMEGLDLLGNQYTIASNNLPIDAVQSVQVIENNQHIKTLKGVEFSENAALNIKFKEEYKQKPFGEVKTAFGGSPLLSSNKVFATLIAKNSQTLVTAKSDNTGVNIEVDTREQIDFTDLFSFDMPLKQYIGNTSIRRIPMDEKRYLFNETYLGSINHLKKLAKEATLRFKVDITKDHKQQDSYYISNYDLMNGEVLTLNEDRNVALSNTRLNASVNYEKNSTAVYFKNELKTIFNWQRSNESLLQGMDQFTNHVKQDNVTIQNRFAYIFGTDDNKYTIDAFIKYVDQPERMTLNTLKGTDKVSSMDRQKVDNKHLLFKAQSGKTMRVWSNPLSLNVELYYNNDELKTRLETDKKYSFLDQYLHDNSVRFKKYGTTLTTSYTYYLKEGNLRINIPLKYEQHSVSDRIGVENEEKGNFLITPSVSFNYNLNQLWKFNANTSYTESVSQIDNYYQGVVMATYRDFMTYGNLPQKYKSMRYEIGLDHRNLLTSVFFNLNIGYQPSKINVANQGYYAKDYTWSNKVAQDIKMDKLYLNTRVSKLFSELKTTLALSTSYEYYKSDIWQQNTLFTNYSNQWTVGFEAFVKKLDWMSIQYIISDNIFWENNQFRNTDKLHNITQQVNLSFFTLKNVQLQLSGEHNYNDMGGKESYKNFFIDATASYKLKQVEFTALLQNLLDKKEYSYTSYNGLNSSSLKIPIRGRSVLIGATFSF